The sequence below is a genomic window from Rhizobium sp. NXC14.
TCGAACCAATGTGTGGCGCAGGCGGCAAGTGGCGAGAAGGCCGAATCGGTGATTGCAATGACCGGGACGCCGCGATCGGCGAGCTCCTGGCTCTGGCTGAGGCTGTCGGCTGCATAGGGCGAGAAGCTCGCAGCGATCGCCGCATCCCTTGGCGATGCGAACTGCACCATTTCAGGATCGACTCCGTTCGGCGAGGCGACGATCTGGTGGCGGATGTTGAGCTTGGAAAATGCATAGGTCATATGCGCTGTCAGCGGATAGGAGCGCCGCTTGGCGATAAGATAGATGGTTTCGGCAGCGGCCAGGATATCGACCGCCTTCGTGAACGTGTCGCTTTGAACGGTCGCGGCCAGCCGGTTGACCGACTGGCTCGCCGCGGCGATGAAGCCGGAAAGCAGGTTGGCGTCATCATCGTCGCCGTTCGACTGCTCCAGCGTGACGAGCCGCTCTTCATAGCTCAGCGTCCGGTCGCGCAGCCTTTCTCGGAAGATGCTCTGCAGATCGGAAAAGCCTTCGTAACCCAGATGATGCGCCAGGCGTACCAGCGTCGACGGCTGGACCTCGGAGGCGGCCGCGATACTCGCCGTCGTGCCGAAGGCAATTTCATCGGGATTGCCGAGCGCGAACGCGGCGACTTGCGCCAGCCGCTTCGGCATGTTCGCCTTGCGCTCGATGATGGTGCTGCGCAGGCTTTCGAAATCGCGCGGCACGCGCGCGTGCCTTTGGGGATCATTATCCATGCTTGCGGCTCACGGGATGAAACAAACATTCCATATCGCCGAGCATAGACGATTTCGAACGGCGCGCCTAATTGTTTTTAATCGCCTGTAATTGAAGGGTTTTGTACAATCGCACCGGGCGAATGAAGGCCGTATGCCTGCCAACAGTCTCTTGTCAAAATGATCCAAATATTCCAAAAATCCGCGCGCACTTCTGGAGGAGACGGAAATGAAACCACTTGGCATCGGTCTGATCGGCACGGGTTATATGGGCAAATGCCATGCGCTGGCGTGGAATGCGGTGAAGACCGTGTTCGGCGATGTCGAGCGTCCGCGGCTCGTGCACCTGGCTGAAGCCAATGCCGCGCTTGCCGAGGCTCGTGCCGGCGAGTTCGGCTTCGAGAAGGCAACGGCCGACTGGCGGGCGCTGATCGCCGACCCCGAGGTCGACGTCGTTTCCGTCACCACGCCCAATCAGTTCCATGCCGAGATGGCGATTGCAGCCCTGGATGCCGGCAAGCATGTCTGGTGTGAGAAGCCGATGGCGCCCGCTTATGCCGATGCCGAGCGCATGCTGGCGACGGCGGAGCGTTCCGGCAAGGTCGCCGTTCTCGGTTATAATTACATTCAGAATCCCGTCATGAGGCACATCAGGAAGCTTGTCGGAGACGGTGCCATCGGTACGGTCAATCATGTCCGAGTCGAAATGGACGAGGATTTCATGGCCGATCCCGACGTCTTCTTTTATTGGAAGAGCGAGCTTTCCGCCGGCTATGGTGCGCTTGACGATTTCGCCGTGCACCCGCTGTCGTTGCTCTGGTATCTTTTCGGGCATGTCGAGGCCGTCATAACAGACATGGTGAAGCC
It includes:
- a CDS encoding MurR/RpiR family transcriptional regulator; amino-acid sequence: MDNDPQRHARVPRDFESLRSTIIERKANMPKRLAQVAAFALGNPDEIAFGTTASIAAASEVQPSTLVRLAHHLGYEGFSDLQSIFRERLRDRTLSYEERLVTLEQSNGDDDDANLLSGFIAAASQSVNRLAATVQSDTFTKAVDILAAAETIYLIAKRRSYPLTAHMTYAFSKLNIRHQIVASPNGVDPEMVQFASPRDAAIAASFSPYAADSLSQSQELADRGVPVIAITDSAFSPLAACATHWFEVAEADFAGFRSLSASMALTMALPVAIAERRRKRQHHKAGKEKME
- a CDS encoding Gfo/Idh/MocA family oxidoreductase, which produces MKPLGIGLIGTGYMGKCHALAWNAVKTVFGDVERPRLVHLAEANAALAEARAGEFGFEKATADWRALIADPEVDVVSVTTPNQFHAEMAIAALDAGKHVWCEKPMAPAYADAERMLATAERSGKVAVLGYNYIQNPVMRHIRKLVGDGAIGTVNHVRVEMDEDFMADPDVFFYWKSELSAGYGALDDFAVHPLSLLWYLFGHVEAVITDMVKPCADRPLNQGGRRAVENHDVANVLMRLGGGISAVLMANRAAWGRKGRIALQLYGSKGSILYDQERMNEFELYQAEGPGSEQGFRKILAAPAHRPYDRFIPAPGHGLGFNDLKIIECRELIRAISGEPSSIVTFKDGLRIEKSVHAMAQSFHERRWIEIG